The Fusarium oxysporum f. sp. lycopersici 4287 supercont2.74 genomic scaffold, whole genome shotgun sequence genome has a segment encoding these proteins:
- a CDS encoding uncharacterized protein (At least one base has a quality score < 10), which yields MMFSIYLKAYRVVVWLGQATNDDEYLFSLLKTYGREGMGGIRGEVEGPRARRAATKLIETKPWFQRTWTRQEVHAAHKVHVACGSQECSFEDFQFVMDRLLPDMDEIRDTFRPHRDPRERALSARRAYVFFKQHCENDMYTEEGGFHQAWFRMIMRSSLYEATLPQDKVFAVLGIIGEMTKEAYDVTEGFPEIDYSKSVSTVFESFQKHTINISQTLASLQIFYDRDAVGRDLPSWAIDLRHNVTRLMLRFGVFHFDMPYTAPPVQAYDEYGLLRLEGARIGIITSTESPWKGGMHREFNSEILGSYTSGVGLESCYSSHDWWMPDNQGNKGIEEVYKILEMRCSYNWAALEPRNNDVIEEYNLAKHRCLVFVSHLVREGDIIIHPSGAEMPFILRPDTEAGRFSFLGPAIIAMGVVRKLKDRDMFTYAFPRRGSGCDVGSPESFVLI from the coding sequence ATGATGTTCAGCATCTATCTCAAGGCGTATAGGGTCGTTGTCTGGCTGGGTCAAGCGACTAATGATGACGAATATCTCTTCAGCCTGCTCAAGACCTACGGCAGGGAGGGTATGGGTGGCATTCGTGGAGAGGTCGAAGGCCCAAGAGCACGCAGAGCAGCCACCAAGCTCATCGAGACCAAGCCATGGTTCCAGCGGACTTGGACCCGACAAGAGGTACATGCGGCTCACAAAGTCCACGTGGCCTGTGGAAGCCAGGAATGTTCTTTCGAGGACTTTCAGTTTGTTATGGATCGCCTCCTCCCAGACATGGATGAGATTCGGGATACGTTCAGACCCCATCGTGACCCTCGGGAACGAGCCTTGAGCGCGAGGAGAGCATACGTCTTCTTCAAACAGCATTGCGAGAACGACATGTACACTGAGGAAGGCGGATTTCATCAAGCCTGGTTCAGGATGATTATGCGAAGCAGTCTATATGAAGCGACTTTACCACAGGACAAGGTCTTTGCTGTCCTGGGAATCATTGGAGAGATGACCAAGGAGGCCTACGACGTTACAGAAGGGTTCCCGGAGATTGATTACTCAAAATCGGTTTCGACAGTATTCGAAAGCTTCCAGAAGCACACAATCAACATCAGCCAGACTCTTGCCAGTCTCCAGATCTTCTACGACAGAGACGCCGTCGGACGGGACTTGCCATCCTGGGCTATCGATCTGCGCCATAACGTTACCCGCTTGATGCTTCGATTTGGCGTATTCCACTTTGACATGCCCTATACGGCGCCTCCCGTGCAGGCATATGACGAATATGGGCTTTTGCGTCTCGAGGGAGCACGGATTGGAATTATCACCTCAACAGAGAGTCCTTGGAAAGGCGGAATGCACCGGGAGTTCAACTCCGAGATTTTGGGATCTTACACTTCAGGGGTAGGACTTGAGAGCTGCTATTCGAGCCATGACTGGTGGATGCCCGATAATCAGGGCAACAAAGGCATCGAAGAGGTATACAAGATTCTTGAGATGCGCTGCTCGTACAATTGGGCAGCCTTAGAACCCAGGAACAACGATGTCATCGAAGAGTATAATCTAGCTAAACATCGCTGCCTAGTATTTGTGTCGCATCTGGTGCGAGAGGGAGATATCATAATTCATCCGTCTGGTGCCGAGATGCCTTTCATCTTGCGGCCGGATACAGAAGCAGGACGCTTCAGCTTTCTAGGTCCAGCTATCATCGCGATGGGAGTGGTGAGGAAACTAAAAGACAGGGATATGTTCACATACGCTTTTCCTCGCCGTGGAAGTGGCTGTGATGTTGGCTCGCCCGAGAGCTTTGTGCTCATCTAA